In the genome of Drosophila pseudoobscura strain MV-25-SWS-2005 chromosome 3, UCI_Dpse_MV25, whole genome shotgun sequence, one region contains:
- the Acox57D-d gene encoding probable peroxisomal acyl-coenzyme A oxidase 1 yields the protein MSHIKKLIPMTVNPDLLKERTGAEFNVEEFAAWWQGGQEKLNTKREVERAIFSDLEDGYGLNHEYMSHEDVYNSSVKKVAEAAVKLKALQNKINPGGNDIWPGLLYNVESHGLFPANHPLATHITMFVDVINGQGTPEQVEKWGKAAENCNIIGTYAQTELAHGTNVRGIATRADFDPKTDEFVLHTPNLEAYKWWPGGLGHTANHAMVVAQLYIADVHHGVQMFIVPVRDAETHMPLPGVDIGEVGKKLGMVAVNQGFLGLDNVRIPRTNMLMKFAKVERDGTFKASPASRVNYLTMVYTRCLIVNLTSTLLLEAATIATRYSAVRRQSPFEANQPEPQIIDHVTQRLKLFPEIANGMAYHLAAEHMWEIYAQTVEEANSGKFDRLPDMHILSCALKVLATTDGCAGIERLRLSTGGHGYLTAANMSNIYGNAVAAYTYEGENTVLLLQIGRALVKAWATFVEKKPVSASYGYFATSMQLKQSPKWDNSRQCIIQALQYTAAQKTRIAFENLAERMASGQSQGVAANNTGIELARAAELHGRQFVCQTFLEQVTGPKAQMRSAALNKILENVLELFLVQTVLNNMNDVLRFISLTDADLKSLQKRLEVALEKFRPNAVAVCDGFGFHDRVLNSVLGSYDGNVYPRLFDSAKRSTMNQKPVQKSFETYLKPLMKANL from the exons ATGTCACACATCAAGAAACTCATACCAATGACGGTCAATCCCGACCTGCTGAAGGAGCGCACGGGCGCCGAGTTCAATGTGGAGGAGTTTGCTGCATGGTGGCAGGGCGGCCAGGAGAAGCTGAACACCAAACGCGAAGTCG AAAGGGCAATCTTTAGCGATCTGGAGGACGGGTATGGACTGAATCATGAGTACATGTCACACGAGGATGTCTACAATTCGAGCGTGAAGAAAGTGGCAGAGGCCGCCGTCAAGCTGAAGGCGCTCCAGAACAAGATCAACCCAGGCGGCAACGACATTTGGCC AGGTTTGCTATACAATGTGGAGAGCCACGGACTCTTTCCCGCCAACCATCCACTGGCCACGCACATCACCATGTTCGTGGATGTGATCAATGGTCAGGGCACGCCGGAGCAGGTCGAGAAATGGGGCAAGGCGGCCGAGAACTGCAACATCATTGGCACCTACGCCCAGACGGAGCTGGCTCACGGCACCAATGTGCGAGGTATAGCCACGCGGGCGGACTTTGACCCTAAGACGGACGAGTTTGTTCTACACACCCCCAATTTGGAGGCCTACAAATGGTGGCCCGGCGGCT TGGGACACACGGCGAACCACGCCATGGTAGTGGCACAGCTGTACATCGCCGATGTCCACCACGGAGTCCAAATGTTTATTGTGCCTGTGCGCGATGCAGAGACTCACATGCCACTGCCCGGCGTCGACATCGGAGAGGTGGGGAAGAAACTGGGAATGGTGGCTGTCAACCAGGGATTCTTGGGGCTGGACAATGTCCGCATTCCACGCACCAACATGCTCATGAAGTTCGCCAAAGTGGAGAGAGATGGCACCTTCAAGGCCAGCCCCGCCTCGAGGGTCAACTATCTGACCATGGTCTACACCCGCTGCCTGATTGTCAACCTGACCTCCACTCTGCTGCTGGAGGCGGCTACCATTGCCACCCGATACTCGGCCGTGCGCCGCCAGAGTCCCTTTGAGGCCAA TCAGCCGGAGCCCCAGATCATTGATCATGTCACGCAGCGCCTGAAGCTCTTTCCGGAAATAGCCAACGGCATGGCATACCACCTGGCCGCAGAGCACATGTGGGAGATATACGCCCAGACGGTGGAGGAGGCCAACAGCGGCAAGTTCGACCGACTGCCCGACATGCACATCCTGTCCTGTGCGCTCAAGGTCCTTGCAACAACAGACGGCTGTGCGGGCATCGAACGGCTGCGTCTCTCTACCGGCGGACACGGCTACCTGACTGCTGCCAACATGAGCAACATCTACGGAAACGCTGTGGCAGCCTACACCTACGAGGGCGAGAACACAGTGCTGCTCCTGCAGATTGGACGCGCTCTGGTCAAGGCCTGGGCTACGTTTGTGGAGAAGAAACCCGTCTCGGCTTCCTACGGCTATTTTGCGACATCAATGCAGCTGAAGCAGTCCCCAAAATGGGACAACTCCAGGCAGTGCATCATCCAGGCCCTCCAGTATACGGCCGCTCA GAAGACTCGCATTGCCTTCGAGAACCTAGCAGAGCGcatggccagtggccagtcgCAGGGTGTGGCAGCCAACAACACAGGCATTGAACTGGCCCGAGCAGCAGAG CTGCATGGCCGTCAGTTTGTTTGCCAAACATTCCTCGAGCAAGTCACTGGTCCCAAGGCACAAATGCGTTCCGCGGCTCTCAACAAGATTTTGGAGAATGTGCTGGAACTTTTCCTGGTCCAGACTGTGCTCAATAACATGAACGATGTTCTGAGA TTTATCAGCCTCACCGATGCAGACCTCAAGTCACTGCAAAAACGCTTGGAGGTGGCTCTGGAGAAGTTCCGTCCCAATGCAGTGGCCGTTTGCGACGGCTTCGGCTTCCACGATCGCGTCCTCAACTCGGTGCTGGGCAGCTATGATGGCAATGTCTATCCCCGACTGTTCGATTCGGCCAAGCGCAGCACCATGAACCAAAAGCCAGTCCAGAAGTCCTTCGAGACCTATCTGAAGCCTCTGATGAAGGCTAACTTGTAA
- the LOC6899113 gene encoding uncharacterized protein: MLTVIEINGRNFIMNFLASGPDTGIYLQCHDLALEQSYTESVVPSDFTKRLKMLNSRVKFPEDDAREVLVSGGDLPTYASLSEADQDAGCVLQLKYKMLNNMPLKWEWHLKRMDRALFYRKAFIDSISCGSRMRDQVFALAKQLQAKDEELKQYRIEGAQLRRGTVATKLFDMEAFRATNKQMLSGSAIYQQLTDAYEDSSLKIVPGSVEAPKVSGLTSSQAPPSSNVTPKLSPRNRKRKALESAKFHIERKVLRRRAQGPIEYKESQSSQEEIAGAAEHIKQEPPVVKGQHIKKESVDSAAARPVAAEHIKQEPPVVREQNIKKESVDPSSARTLAAVERSREERHAVLARAVCAAEIFNPKSSVEKASKIVAPAVTELAVAVSKKTINQEPLYDGAAIASETINIDTEPPPANEAPTGLDSVLVSLKEMESFLFKTKNQF; this comes from the exons ATGCTAACAGTAATAGAAATAAATGGAAGAAATTTCATAATGAATTTCTTGGCCTCAGGTCCAGACACTGGAATTTATCTGCAGTGCCACGACCTAGCGCTCGAGCAAAGCTACACAGAATCTGTGGTACCTAGCGATTTCACCAAGCGCTTGAAG ATGCTGAACTCTCGAGTGAAGTTCCCAGAAGATGATGCACGCGAGGTTCTAGTCAGTGGTGGCGATCTACCCACATATGCTTCGCTGAGCGAGGCAGACCAGGATGCGGGATGCGTGCTGCAACTTAAATATAAAATGCTGAACAACATGCCACTCAAGTGGGAGTGGCACCTGAAACGCATGGACAGAGCCTTG TTTTATCGCAAGGCTTTCATTGACTCCATTTCCTGCGGCAGTAGAATGCGGGATCAGGTGTTCGCGCTGGCCAAGCAGCTGCAGGCTAAAGATGAAGAGCTGAAGCAGTATCGCATCGAGGGCGCCCAGTTGCGCAGAG GCACGGTCGCCACAAAGTTGTTTGATATGGAAGCTTTCAGGGCGACAAACAAACAGATGCTCTCAGGTTCGGCCATCTATCAGCAGCTTACAGATGCATATGAGGATTCTTCCTTAAAAATTGTCCCTGGGAGTGTCGAAGCACCGAAAGTGTCTGGCCTTACAAGCAGCCAAGCACCTCCATCTTCCAACGTGACTCCTAAACTGAGTCCACGTAACAG GAAGCGTAAGGCTCTGGAAAGCGCCAAATTTCATATTGAACGTAAGGTGCTACGACGTCGTGCCCAAGGACCAATCGAGTACAAAGAGTCCCAAAGCAGCCAGGAGGAGAtcgcaggagcagcagaacacATAAAGCAGGAACCACCTGTTGTGAAAGGGCAACACATAAAGAAGGAAAGCGTAGATTCCGCAGCGGCTCGTCCAGTAGCAGCAGAACACATAAAGCAGGAACCTCCTGTTGTAAGAGAACAAAACATAAAGAAGGAAAGCGTAGATCCCTCATCAGCTCGTACACTAGCAGCAGTAGAAAGAAGTCGTGAGGAGCGACATGCAGTTCTCGCACGTGCCGTATGTGCAGCAGAAATCTTTAACCCGAAATCTTCTGTTGAAAAAGCTTCAAAAATAGTGGCTCCAGCAGTTACTGAACTTGCTGTTGCAGTGtcaaaaaaaaccataaaccaGGAGCCATTATACGACGGTGCTGCAATAGCTTCAGAAACAATAAATATAGATACGGAACCTCCTCCTGCAAATGAAGCCCCCACTGGATTGGATTCAGTCTTAGTTTCATTGAAAGAAATGGAGAGCTTCCTCTTCAAGACCAAAAACCAGTTTTAG
- the Acox57D-p gene encoding probable peroxisomal acyl-coenzyme A oxidase 1, giving the protein MAPSVIPTSVNPDIQKERDAASFSSEEFAAWWSGGEEKLKFNRDVREYLQKDMDVEEVQQLHNKSHEEIYEASSKWAILAAKKLQRLQKERNPGGNDYWPTLYDNQVMWGLIPGGNPFGVMYVMLVKALQAQCTPEQYEEFGKRIENFEVCGTYAQTELGHGTYLRGLETRADFDQNTDEFVLNTPKISSYKWWPGGLGHSSNHCMLMAQLYIDNKPKGPHMFYVQVRDEESHEPLPGIHIGDIGKKMGFIGVNNGFLGLKNVRIPRTRMLMRHAQVNADGSYVSSPANVLTYFAMVRTRCVIAWNNAVMLAIGATIATRYSAVRRQSPINPKEPEPQIMDHVTQQMKLFPEIATSVAYRLASAHLWNLYDITLGDISNGKYERLPELHSLSCALKVNCSSDSTIGVERLRLACGGHGYLSSSNMCHVYVNATAACTYEGENTVLLLQIGRFLMKSWRAALSGAPLAPTVRYLAEVQKKPEFGSWTGTWENMVHAMQFAAAKKTALAFKSLSNRLSRGETEETAANHTGIELAQAAELHGRAFVFSSFADEVTGPKAKTRSAALNRVLENLLELYVVKESLNHMANFLRFINLTDTDLTRLQDRLETVLTKLRPDAVAIVDGFDFSDVQLNSTLGSFDGNAYERIFDAAMKNPMNQKSVPKSFHEHLKPFMKSNI; this is encoded by the exons atggcaCCATCTGTAATCCCAACTAGCGTCAATCCCGATATCCAGAAAGAGCGCGATGCGGCCAGCTTCAGCAGCGAAGAGTTCGCAGCCTGGTGGTCAGGTGGCGAGGAGAAGCTAAAGTTCAACCGGGACGTGC GAGAATACCTGCAAAAGGATATGGATGTGGAGGAGGTGCAACAGTTGCACAACAAGTCGCACGAGGAGATCTACGAGGCTTCCAGCAAGTGGGCCATTCTGGCGGCCAAGAagctgcagcggctgcagaAGGAGCGTAATCCCGGGGGAAACGACTACTGGCC TACACTTTATGACAACCAGGTCATGTGGGGCCTGATTCCAGGTGGCAATCCCTTCGGCGTGATGTACGTGATGCTTGTAAAGGCACTGCAGGCTCAGTGCACCCCCGAACAGTACGAGGAGTTCGGCAAGCGGATAGAGAACTTTGAGGTCTGCGGAACGTATGCCCAGACAGAGCTGGGGCATGGCACGTACCTTCGCGGACTTGAGACCCGGGCTGATTTTGATCAGAATACGGACGAGTTTGTGCTGAACACTCCCAAGATATCCTCCTACAAGTGGTGGCCTGGAGGCT TGGGGCATAGCTCTAACCACTGCATGTTGATGGCCCAGCTGTACATTGACAATAAGCCAAAGGGTCCACACATGTTCTATGTTCAGGTGCGCGACGAGGAGTCGCACGAGCCTCTTCCTGGCATCCACATCGGTGACATCGGCAAGAAGATGGGCTTCATTGGCGTTAACAACGGGTTCCTGGGCCTGAAGAACGTCCGCATTCCCCGTACCCGCATGCTGATGCGCCATGCGCAAGTCAATGCCGACGGCAGCTATGTCAGTAGTCCGGCGAATGTCCTCACCTACTTCGCCATGGTGCGCACGCGCTGTGTTATTGCCTGGAACAATGCCGTGATGCTGGCGATTGGCGCCACCATCGCCACTCGCTATTCGGCCGTGCGCCGACAGAGTCCCATCAATCCCAA ggagccagagccacagatTATGGACCACGTGACGCAGCAAATGAAGCTGTTTCCGGAGATAGCGACCAGCGTGGCCTACCGCCTGGCCAGCGCGCACCTCTGGAACCTGTACGACATTACCTTGGGCGACATATCCAACGGAAAGTATGAGCGTCTCCCGGAGTTGCACTCTCTGTCCTGTGCCTTAAAAGTGAACTGCTCTTCGGACTCGACCATCGGCGTTGAGAGGCTGCGCCTGGCCTGCGGAGGTCATGGCTATCTCAGCTCCTCCAATATGTGCCACGTCTACGTGAATGCCACGGCAGCTTGCACCTATGAAGGCGAGAACACAGTTCTGCTCCTGCAGATTGGCCGCTTTCTGATGAAGTCGTGGCGCGCGGCGCTGAGTGGAGCTCCCCTAGCACCCACCGTTAGGTACTTGGCTGAGGTGCAAAAGAAGCCCGAATTTGGTTCGTGGACCGGCACCTGGGAGAACATGGTGCACGCTATGCAGTTTGCTGCCGCCAA AAAGACCGCCTTGGCTTTCAAGAGCCTGTCCAATCGTCTGTCCAGAGGCGAAACTGAGGAGACAGCAGCCAACCACACGGGAATCGAGCTCGCTCAGGCAGCTGAG CTACATGGCCGCGCCTTTGTTTTCTCCTCATTTGCCGACGAGGTAACTGGTCCCAAGGCAAAGACTCGCTCAGCTGCGCTGAACCGAGTCCTGGAGAACCTATTGGAACTTTACGTGGTGAAGGAGTCGCTTAATCACATGGCCAACTTTCTTCGA TTCATCAATTTGACGGACACGGATCTGACCCGGCTGCAGGACCGCTTGGAAACGGTGCTGACCAAGCTCCGTCCCGATGCTGTGGCCATTGTGGATGGCTTCGACTTTAGCGATGTGCAACTTAACTCCACGCTGGGCTCCTTTGACGGCAATGCCTACGAGAGAATTTTCGATGCGGCCATGAAGAATCCCATGAACCAGAAGTCGGTTCCAAAGTCCTTCCACGAGCATCTTAAGCCCTTCATGAAGTCAAATATCTAG
- the eEFSec gene encoding selenocysteine-specific elongation factor: MSKNFNVGLLGHVDSGKTTLARALSSISSTAAFDKNPQSVDRGITLDLGFSGLLVDAPPNLPQTDKLQFTFVDCPGHASLIRTIIGGAQIIDLMLLVVDAQKGIQTQTAECLVIGELLQKKLIVVINKIDAFATAQREIKLEKLRARLVKTLAATSFGSEVPMYAVSALEGIYIPELRAGLSDAYFQPQRNVSAPLLMYVDHCFGIKGQGTVCTGTLIQGSIQVNDTVELPALGEKRKVKAMQIFRENVSSASMGDRIGLCVTQFNAKLLERGVIAEPGYLKLVFAVCLQLRPIRYYKHVIRSKSKLHITVGHDTVMANITLFQDKEVRSPEFDLGREYEYVEELLPAEMSAYGVVFALLQFESPVLTTLGTTLIASKLDMDAHSNSCRLAFWGHIAWQTQDTNYAQDVLPKLRVFKRKQKVASIQRVVNANEVIVQNLFKKEANRDMYVGKWIELSTGERGCIERTFGQTSKVCIVFREALSDSTIEKFRDLQVLLNCKKYVFNKQAGLFQ, from the exons ATGTCGAAAAACTTCAATGTTGGTCTGCTCGGGCACGTGGACAGCGGGAAGACCACTTTAGCCCGAGCTCTGAGCTCCATCTCGAGCACAGCAGCCTTCGATAAGAATCCCCAGTCCGTAGATCGGGGCATTACGTTGGACTTGGGTTTCAGCGGCCTGCTCGTCGATGCACCGCCAAATCTGCCGCAAACGGATAAGCTGCAGTTCACCTTTGTCGACTGCCCCGGCCATGCAAGTCTCATACGCACCATCATAGGAG GTGCCCAGATCATCGATCTAATGCTGCTCGTGGTAGATGCCCAGAAGGGGATTCAGACGCAGACAGCCGAGTGCCTAGTCATAGgggagctgctgcagaagaAGCTAATTGTGGTCATCAACAAAATCGACGCCTTCGCGACCGCTCAGAGGGAAATAAAGCTGGAGAAGCTACGCGCGCGTCTGGTCAAGACCCTGGCGGCCACAAGTTTCGGTAGCGAAGTTCCCATGTATGCAGTTTCTGCCCTTGAGGGAATCTACATTCCTGAGCTGCGTGCCGGCCTGAGTGATGCATATTTTCAACCGCAGCGGAATGTGAGCGCTCCACTCTTGATGTACGTTGATCACTGCTTTGGGATCAAGGGCCAAGGCACAGTCTGCACCGGCACACTGATCCAGGGGAGCATACAGGTCAACGATACAGTGGAGCTGCCGGCTCTGGGCGAGAAGCGGAAGGTGAAGGCCATGCAGATATTCCGAGAGAACGTGAGCAGCGCCTCCATGGGTGATCGGATCGGCCTCTGTGTCACCCAGTTCAACGCCAAGCTGCTGGAGCGCGGTGTGATTGCAGAGCCGGGTTACCTAAAGCTCGTGTTTGCCGTATGCCTGCAACTGAGACCGATCCGCTACTACAAACACGTCATCAGGTCAAAAAGCAAGCTCCACATTACCGTCGGCCATGACACCGTAATGGCCAATATAACCTTGTTCCAAGACAAGGAAGTCCGATCGCCCGAATTCGATCTCGGCAGGGAGTATGAGTATGTGGAGGAGCTGCTTCCAGCGGAGATGTCGGCCTACGGTGTCGTGTTTGCCCTCCTGCAGTTCGAAAGCCCCGTCCTGACCACGTTGGGTACTACTTTGATTGCTTCCAAGCTGGACATGGACGCACATAGTAACAGCTGCCGTTTGGCCTTCTGGGGCCACATCGCCTGGCAGACGCAGGACACCAACTACGCCCAAGACGTCCTGCCCAAACTGCGCGTCTTCAAGCGGAAGCAGAAAGTGGCAAGCATCCAGCGAGTGGTCAACGCGAATGAGGTGATTGTCCAGAACCTGTTCAAGAAGGAGGCCAACCGGGACATGTACGTGGGCAAGTGGATCGAGCTGTCCACCGGAGAGAGGGGCTGCATAGAGCGAACCTTCGGACAGACCTCCAAGGTCTGCATTGTGTTCCGAGAAGCTCTTTCGGACTCGACGATAGAAAAATTCAGGGACTTGCAGGTGCTGTTAAATTGCAAGAAGTATGTTTTCAATAAACAGGCGGGCCTGTTTCAATGA
- the bisc gene encoding TM2 domain-containing protein CG10795 encodes MYWCAVTLLLLFLTTKSDQVNVDCNELQMMGQFMCPDPAKNHIDPKTQQLRGCTKESRARVWCIAADEINCTETGNATFTREVPCKWTNGYHLDTTLLLSVFLGMFGVDRFYLGYPGIGLLKFCTLGGMFLGQLIDIVLIALQVVGPADGSAYVIPYYGAGIHIVRSDNTTYRLPRDDW; translated from the exons ATGTACTGGTGCGCTGTcacgctgctcctgctcttctTAACAACGAAATCAGACCAAGTCAATGTCGACTGCAACGAACTGCAGATGATGGGCCAGTTCATGTGTCCCGATCCTGCCAAGAATCACATCGATCCCAAGACTCAGCAACTGCGCGGCTGTACCAAGGAAAGCCGAGCACGGGTGTGGTGCATTGCCGCCGACGAAATCAACTGCACGGAAACGGGCAACGCGACCTTCACGCGGGAGGTGCCCTGCAAGTGGAC GAATGGCTACCATTTGGACACCACACTACTGCTGTCAGTGTTCCTCGGGATGTTCGGCGTGGACCGCTTCTACCTGGGATACCCGGGTATCGGCCTGCTCAAGTTCTGTACGCTGGGCGGTATGTTCCTGGGCCAGCTGATCGACATCGTCCTCATCGCCCTGCAGGTGGTGGGGCCCGCCGACGGATCCGCCTACGTCATACCCTACTATGGGGCAGGCATCCACATAGTGCGGAGCGACAACACGACGTACCGACTGCCGCGCGACGACTGGTGA